The proteins below are encoded in one region of Acanthochromis polyacanthus isolate Apoly-LR-REF ecotype Palm Island chromosome 4, KAUST_Apoly_ChrSc, whole genome shotgun sequence:
- the ubxn6 gene encoding UBX domain-containing protein 6, with the protein MKKFFDDIKKDIKFKSAGPGKKLTEETSSKPEVVQSSSNAKQNRHGPSEGAQRAGAAALARIEHQQKPRVHTSQDAIRNQVKRELEAEAAALAEKEKAAAAEGSKVPVRDPACLSVSGVYFTCPLTGATLTKSEREVHIKEAILMRFEEDAIEASVMMIYTFNKDREKVKAAVDIISKYVENICKNPTEEKYRKIKLSNKVFQEKVRSVEGSREFLQALGFISVMLPVEGQEEEEEFLVLPEQTPDALELMKERRDRLQRGEPVRAQLDRQPQAFRPSPNAQRFELPQEFYNLSAEELKREQQQRSDLVEKNAMLRTKAMREREEQRERRKYNYTLLRVRLPDGNLLQGTFYAWDRLPVLFGFVRESLVDGWQPFELIAPGGQKLQEDEEVALAECNLVPAALLTFAWDAAVQADIAAAGGKSPALLKPELLETIRTLS; encoded by the exons atgaagaagttTTTTGACGACATTAAGAAGgacattaaatttaaatccgCGGGACCCGGGAAGAAGCTAACCGAAGAGACCAG TTCTAAGCCTGAAGTGGTGCAGAGCAGCTCCAATGCCAAGCAGAACCGCCATGGTCCCAGTGAAGGAGCCCAGAGAGCCGGAGCCGCAGCCCTGGCAAGGATCGAGCATCAACAGAAGCCGAGGGTTCACACCTCCCAGGACGCCATCAGAAACCAGG TTAAAAGAGAACTGGAGGCAGAGGCGGCTGCACTGGCTGAGAAAGAAAAGGCTGCTGCAGCAGAG GGATCCAAAGTGCCAGTGAGAGATCCCGCGTGTCTCTCCGTGTCAGGTGTGTATTTCACCTGTCCGCTAACTGGAGCCACGTTAACTAAGAGTGAGAGGGAAGTACACATTAAAGAGGCCATTTTAATG CGGTTTGAAGAGGATGCAATTGAGGCCTCTGTTATGATGATTTACACATTtaacaaagacagagagaaagtgaAGGCTGCTGTGGACATTATAAGCAA GTATGTTGAAAATATATGTAAGAATCCCACAGAGGAGAAATACAGGAAGATTAAACTCAGCAACAAGGTGTTCCAG GAAAAAGTGCGCTCTGTGGAGGGCAGCAGAGAGTTCCTGCAGGCTTTGGGCTTCATTAGCGTTATGCTTCCTGTAGAGGGACAAG aggaggaagaggagttcCTGGTGTTACCAGAGCAGACTCCTGACGCTCTGGAGCTGATGAAGGAGAGGAGGGATCGTCTTCAGAGAGGAGAGCCAGTCAGAGCTCAGCTGGACCGGCAGCCTCAAGCCTTCAGACCTTCACCTAATGCTCAGCGCTTCGAGCTGCCGCAAGAATTCTACAACCTGTCGGCAGAGGAGCTCAAGAGGGAGCAACAGCAGAG GAGTGACTTGGTGGAGAAGAACGCGATGCTGCGCACTAAAGCcatgagagagagggaggaacagagggagagaaggaaATACAACTACACTCTGCTCAGGGTCAGACTGCCTGATGGAAACCTGCTACAGG GGACCTTTTATGCCTGGGACCGGCTGCCTGTGCTGTTTGGATTTGTACGGGAATCCCTGGTGGACGGCTGGCAGCCTTTTGAGCTCATCGCACCTGGAGGCCAAAAGCtacaagaagatgaagaagtCGCTCTCGCGGAGTGTAACTTG gtcCCTGCAGCCCTGCTCACTTTCGCCTGGGATGCAGCCGTGCAGGCCGACATCGCGGCTGCAGGTGGAAAGAGTCCCGCCCTCCTCAAACCAGAGCTGCTGGAAACCATTCGGACCCTGAGCTGA
- the chaf1a gene encoding chromatin assembly factor 1 subunit A isoform X1 has translation MLAADAPVDGQLAASTPRRRGMDCKSSNDANKKLIQARLPFKRLNPEPKENQLPKRPCAHACPEPEVSDRENENESSPLSVRSRPPLVNGRGPLDGFLSRRCPAGPSDENIVIDLTEDNSSPVKRRVSPASASPCLPTKDKRHCTDKSASSKKSANVDDAPKTHTLDCMVMSDVEVEEMEDKDQTESLSQLDTTQDSDSEPEEQNVSANVSSLGNKSMQSASSVGSNSESSPEKSKTDDPTPATTPTEPKTTPKTPADQKKVKRRSLKSLQEQEERLRLRQEKERQKEEAKAAKEKKKEEARKLKEEREREKREKKEKDNREKQEKKEKEEKEKAERLKAKEDLRKAKLDAKLEEKRKKEEEKRLKEEEKRLKEEKDRLKAEKAEITRFLQKPKIQQAPKTLAAACGKFAPFEIKENMYLAPLCRVQCEESVLEELDQCLLNPPDNLNGLKDWIGQKPRRSGPTKPRKTDSLRDCIAVEGPKPDDVPDRKRYGPMKLLMFHENYRPAYWGTWSKKSSHISPRCPLRQDKDLLDYEVDSDEEWEEEEPGESLSHSEGEDEEEGGEDDDDDDDGFFVPHGYLSDDEGALEEEEGGDLEKQKLRQKLKAREWDELMSTKKKMKVLEPVVRGCVWEGEGLGVELFQPYAVCLVEPLPKADTSPGPEESQRDAQLLGQLLPLLHGNLNSGKVIITEFQEFCRQHTSSSSSPPDLSSPQSPAENIPTRIRLRRLIKNNAVYEKRSTYRRCCWYVHAEVLSRFGQEALPVPCQWTYLTTGAREDSREEPQAATGSQGNSPTTPQTSSTTSSSSNKRKSTGSMSITKFMKKCTDSEQTEATEADGFQADTEDDDDDDCVLISTQTGPTAGKSSSEGDGLMEVTPSDTAALPEASSAQTLDAV, from the exons ATGTTGGCGGCGGACGCACCTGTGGACGGACAGTTGGCAGCATCGACTCCCCGCAGAAGAG GCATGGATTGTAAGTCAAGTAACGATGCCAACAAGAAACTTATCCAAG CTCGCCTCCCATTCAAGCGCCTTAACCCTGAGCCTAAAGAGAACCAGCTGCCAAAGCGCCCCTGTGCCCACGCTTGTCCTGAACCTGAAGTCTCAGACAGGGAGAATGAGAATGAGTCCTCTCCACTCTCTGTGCGCAGCAGACCGCCTCTGGTTAATGGTCGGGGGCCACTCGATGGCTTCCTGAGCCGCCGATGCCCTGCGGGACCCTCAGATGAGAACATTGTTATAGATCTGACTGAGGACAACTCATCTCCTGTAAAGCGACGTGTTTCACCTGCCTCTGCCTCTCCCTGCCTCCCAACAAAAGACAAGCGTCACTGCACAGACAAAAGTGCCTCATCTAAGAAATCCGCCAATGTGGATGACGCTCCTAAAACGCACACTTTAGACTGCATGGTAATGAGCGATGTTGAAGTAGAAGAGATGGAAGACAAAGATCAGACAGAATCTCTTTCACAGCTTGACACAACCCAGGATTCAGACAGCGAGCCTGAGGAGCAGAATGTGTCGGCAAATGTTTCTAGTTTGGGAAACAAGTCCATGCAGTCCGCTTCATCAGTCGGCTCCAATTCTGAAAGCTCACCAGAGAAGTCCAAGACTGATGACCCCACGCCAGCTACAACACCTACA GAGCCAAAGACCACCCCCAAGACACCAGCAGATCAGAAGAAGGTTAAAAGGCGCTCATTGAAG AGTTTGCAAGAACAAGAGGAGAGGCTTCGACTGCGGCAGGAGAAGGAACGCCAGAAAGAAGAGGCAAAAGCTgcgaaagagaaaaagaaagaagaagctcGCAAACTGAAAGAGGAACGAGAAAGGGAAAAAcgggagaaaaaggaaaaagataatcgagagaaacaagagaaaaaagagaaggaggagaaggaaaaggcAGAGAGGCTAAAAGCAAAAGAAGATCTGCGGAAAGCCAAGCTGGA TGCCAAGCTTGAAGAAAAAcggaagaaagaggaggagaagcgactgaaggaagaggagaaacGGTTGAAAGAAGAGAAAGAT CGTCTTAAAGCTGAGAAAGCAGAAATTACAcggtttctgcagaaacccaAGATCCAACAGGCTCCAAAG ACTCTTGCAGCTGCGTGTGGGAAGTTTGCTCCATTtgagataaaagaaaatatgtatttgGCGCCACTGTGCCGGGTTCAGTGTGAGGAATCTGTTCTGGAGGAACTGGACCAGTGTTTGTTGAATCCTCCTGATAACTTGAATGGACTGAAAGATTGGATTGGGCAAAAACCCAGACGGTCAGGACCCACCAAACCCAGGAAGACAGACTCACTCAG GGATTGTATAGCAGTGGAAGGCCCAAAACCAGATGATGTACCGGACCGGAAACGTTATGGACCCATGAAGCTGCTCATGTTCCATGAGAACTACCGTCCAGCGTACTGGGGCACCTGGAGTAAGAAGAGCTCACACATTTCGCCTCGCTGTCCCCTCAGACAAGACAAG GACTTGCTTGACTACGAGGTGGACAGTGATGAAGAGTGGGAGGAAGAAGAACCAGGAGAGTCCCTGTCTCATAGTGAAGGG gaagatgaggaggaaggaggtgaAGATGATGACGACGACGATGACGGCTTCTTTGTTCCTCACGGCTACCTTTCAGATGATGAGGGGGCACTGGAGGAAGAG GAGGGAGGAGACCTGGAGAAGCAAAAACTGCGTCAGAAACTGAAAGCAAGGGAGTGGGATGAGCTCATGTCCAccaagaagaagatgaaggtgCTGGAGCCGGTGGTGAGGGGCTGCGTTTGGGAGGGAGAAGGACTTGGTGTGGAACTTTTCCAGCCCTATGCTGTGTGTCTGGTAGAGCCTTTGCCCAAAGCAGACACCAGCCCTGGCCCAGAGGAGAGTCAGAGAGATGCACAGT TACTCGGCCAGCTGCTGCCTCTCCTGCATGGCAATCTGAACAGCGGCAAAGTGATCATCACCGAGTTTCAGGAGTTTTGTCGTCAGCACACCTCTTCCTCATCATCACCTCCTGATCTGTCCAGCCCTCAGAGCCCGGCAGAAAACATTCCCACCAG AATACGGCTGAGGCGCCTCATCAAGAACAATGCTGTTTATGAGAAGCGCTCGACCTACAGGCGCTGCTGCTGGTACGTACACGCCGAGGTCCTGTCCCGTTTCGGCCAGGAGGCTCTCCCAGTACCCTGCCAGTGGACCTACCTCACCACAGGAGCCCGAGAAGACTCCCGTGAAGAACCCCAGGCAGCCACAGGCTCCCAGGGAAACTCTCCCACTACACCCCAGACCTCCTCCACTACGTCCTCGTCCTCCAACAAAAGGAAGAGCACAGGCAGCATGTCAATCACCAAGTTCATGAAGAAGTGCACCGATTCTGAGCAG ACGGAAGCAACGGAGGCCGATGGTTTTCAAGCTGAcactgaggatgatgatgacgacGACTGTGTCCTCATCTCCACACAGACTG GCCCAACTGCCGGGAAGTCGTCCAGCGAGGGAGATGGTCTAATGGAAGTCACCCCTTCTGACACAGCTGCTCTGCCTGAGGCcagctctgctcaaacactcgACGCTGTCTGA
- the chaf1a gene encoding chromatin assembly factor 1 subunit A isoform X2 gives MDCKSSNDANKKLIQARLPFKRLNPEPKENQLPKRPCAHACPEPEVSDRENENESSPLSVRSRPPLVNGRGPLDGFLSRRCPAGPSDENIVIDLTEDNSSPVKRRVSPASASPCLPTKDKRHCTDKSASSKKSANVDDAPKTHTLDCMVMSDVEVEEMEDKDQTESLSQLDTTQDSDSEPEEQNVSANVSSLGNKSMQSASSVGSNSESSPEKSKTDDPTPATTPTEPKTTPKTPADQKKVKRRSLKSLQEQEERLRLRQEKERQKEEAKAAKEKKKEEARKLKEEREREKREKKEKDNREKQEKKEKEEKEKAERLKAKEDLRKAKLDAKLEEKRKKEEEKRLKEEEKRLKEEKDRLKAEKAEITRFLQKPKIQQAPKTLAAACGKFAPFEIKENMYLAPLCRVQCEESVLEELDQCLLNPPDNLNGLKDWIGQKPRRSGPTKPRKTDSLRDCIAVEGPKPDDVPDRKRYGPMKLLMFHENYRPAYWGTWSKKSSHISPRCPLRQDKDLLDYEVDSDEEWEEEEPGESLSHSEGEDEEEGGEDDDDDDDGFFVPHGYLSDDEGALEEEEGGDLEKQKLRQKLKAREWDELMSTKKKMKVLEPVVRGCVWEGEGLGVELFQPYAVCLVEPLPKADTSPGPEESQRDAQLLGQLLPLLHGNLNSGKVIITEFQEFCRQHTSSSSSPPDLSSPQSPAENIPTRIRLRRLIKNNAVYEKRSTYRRCCWYVHAEVLSRFGQEALPVPCQWTYLTTGAREDSREEPQAATGSQGNSPTTPQTSSTTSSSSNKRKSTGSMSITKFMKKCTDSEQTEATEADGFQADTEDDDDDDCVLISTQTGPTAGKSSSEGDGLMEVTPSDTAALPEASSAQTLDAV, from the exons ATGGATTGTAAGTCAAGTAACGATGCCAACAAGAAACTTATCCAAG CTCGCCTCCCATTCAAGCGCCTTAACCCTGAGCCTAAAGAGAACCAGCTGCCAAAGCGCCCCTGTGCCCACGCTTGTCCTGAACCTGAAGTCTCAGACAGGGAGAATGAGAATGAGTCCTCTCCACTCTCTGTGCGCAGCAGACCGCCTCTGGTTAATGGTCGGGGGCCACTCGATGGCTTCCTGAGCCGCCGATGCCCTGCGGGACCCTCAGATGAGAACATTGTTATAGATCTGACTGAGGACAACTCATCTCCTGTAAAGCGACGTGTTTCACCTGCCTCTGCCTCTCCCTGCCTCCCAACAAAAGACAAGCGTCACTGCACAGACAAAAGTGCCTCATCTAAGAAATCCGCCAATGTGGATGACGCTCCTAAAACGCACACTTTAGACTGCATGGTAATGAGCGATGTTGAAGTAGAAGAGATGGAAGACAAAGATCAGACAGAATCTCTTTCACAGCTTGACACAACCCAGGATTCAGACAGCGAGCCTGAGGAGCAGAATGTGTCGGCAAATGTTTCTAGTTTGGGAAACAAGTCCATGCAGTCCGCTTCATCAGTCGGCTCCAATTCTGAAAGCTCACCAGAGAAGTCCAAGACTGATGACCCCACGCCAGCTACAACACCTACA GAGCCAAAGACCACCCCCAAGACACCAGCAGATCAGAAGAAGGTTAAAAGGCGCTCATTGAAG AGTTTGCAAGAACAAGAGGAGAGGCTTCGACTGCGGCAGGAGAAGGAACGCCAGAAAGAAGAGGCAAAAGCTgcgaaagagaaaaagaaagaagaagctcGCAAACTGAAAGAGGAACGAGAAAGGGAAAAAcgggagaaaaaggaaaaagataatcgagagaaacaagagaaaaaagagaaggaggagaaggaaaaggcAGAGAGGCTAAAAGCAAAAGAAGATCTGCGGAAAGCCAAGCTGGA TGCCAAGCTTGAAGAAAAAcggaagaaagaggaggagaagcgactgaaggaagaggagaaacGGTTGAAAGAAGAGAAAGAT CGTCTTAAAGCTGAGAAAGCAGAAATTACAcggtttctgcagaaacccaAGATCCAACAGGCTCCAAAG ACTCTTGCAGCTGCGTGTGGGAAGTTTGCTCCATTtgagataaaagaaaatatgtatttgGCGCCACTGTGCCGGGTTCAGTGTGAGGAATCTGTTCTGGAGGAACTGGACCAGTGTTTGTTGAATCCTCCTGATAACTTGAATGGACTGAAAGATTGGATTGGGCAAAAACCCAGACGGTCAGGACCCACCAAACCCAGGAAGACAGACTCACTCAG GGATTGTATAGCAGTGGAAGGCCCAAAACCAGATGATGTACCGGACCGGAAACGTTATGGACCCATGAAGCTGCTCATGTTCCATGAGAACTACCGTCCAGCGTACTGGGGCACCTGGAGTAAGAAGAGCTCACACATTTCGCCTCGCTGTCCCCTCAGACAAGACAAG GACTTGCTTGACTACGAGGTGGACAGTGATGAAGAGTGGGAGGAAGAAGAACCAGGAGAGTCCCTGTCTCATAGTGAAGGG gaagatgaggaggaaggaggtgaAGATGATGACGACGACGATGACGGCTTCTTTGTTCCTCACGGCTACCTTTCAGATGATGAGGGGGCACTGGAGGAAGAG GAGGGAGGAGACCTGGAGAAGCAAAAACTGCGTCAGAAACTGAAAGCAAGGGAGTGGGATGAGCTCATGTCCAccaagaagaagatgaaggtgCTGGAGCCGGTGGTGAGGGGCTGCGTTTGGGAGGGAGAAGGACTTGGTGTGGAACTTTTCCAGCCCTATGCTGTGTGTCTGGTAGAGCCTTTGCCCAAAGCAGACACCAGCCCTGGCCCAGAGGAGAGTCAGAGAGATGCACAGT TACTCGGCCAGCTGCTGCCTCTCCTGCATGGCAATCTGAACAGCGGCAAAGTGATCATCACCGAGTTTCAGGAGTTTTGTCGTCAGCACACCTCTTCCTCATCATCACCTCCTGATCTGTCCAGCCCTCAGAGCCCGGCAGAAAACATTCCCACCAG AATACGGCTGAGGCGCCTCATCAAGAACAATGCTGTTTATGAGAAGCGCTCGACCTACAGGCGCTGCTGCTGGTACGTACACGCCGAGGTCCTGTCCCGTTTCGGCCAGGAGGCTCTCCCAGTACCCTGCCAGTGGACCTACCTCACCACAGGAGCCCGAGAAGACTCCCGTGAAGAACCCCAGGCAGCCACAGGCTCCCAGGGAAACTCTCCCACTACACCCCAGACCTCCTCCACTACGTCCTCGTCCTCCAACAAAAGGAAGAGCACAGGCAGCATGTCAATCACCAAGTTCATGAAGAAGTGCACCGATTCTGAGCAG ACGGAAGCAACGGAGGCCGATGGTTTTCAAGCTGAcactgaggatgatgatgacgacGACTGTGTCCTCATCTCCACACAGACTG GCCCAACTGCCGGGAAGTCGTCCAGCGAGGGAGATGGTCTAATGGAAGTCACCCCTTCTGACACAGCTGCTCTGCCTGAGGCcagctctgctcaaacactcgACGCTGTCTGA